A single window of Intrasporangium calvum DSM 43043 DNA harbors:
- a CDS encoding RNA polymerase sigma factor, translating to MDMATGGDASDQQRFALIYQSNYAPIHAYVARRLRDRGLADDVTADVFTVAWRRLDDIPSPIGGWLFGVARNVVMATNRATVPDPLEIIEEALAAREADPSARAIDRAELKRVAEALTTLSESDQELLLLMAWEGLPLAQLAEALECSVAAAGVRLHRARQRLRRAVARAGASRGGSTSAPSQGSGTAPGSGPGRERSTTGRGTLPGARRERGGRP from the coding sequence ATGGACATGGCGACGGGTGGTGACGCGTCGGACCAGCAACGGTTCGCGCTGATCTACCAGAGCAACTACGCACCGATCCATGCGTACGTGGCTCGTCGCCTGCGGGATCGAGGTCTGGCAGACGACGTGACGGCAGACGTCTTCACGGTGGCCTGGCGGCGCCTCGATGACATACCGAGTCCCATCGGGGGATGGCTCTTCGGGGTGGCCCGGAACGTCGTCATGGCGACGAACCGGGCCACCGTCCCGGATCCGCTCGAGATCATCGAGGAGGCGTTGGCAGCACGGGAGGCAGACCCTTCCGCGCGAGCCATCGACCGCGCTGAGCTCAAACGGGTGGCGGAAGCGCTGACGACACTCAGCGAGTCCGACCAGGAGCTCCTTCTCCTGATGGCGTGGGAGGGCTTGCCCCTCGCACAGCTCGCCGAGGCGCTGGAGTGCAGTGTGGCCGCTGCTGGGGTGCGGCTACACCGCGCTCGCCAGCGTCTTCGGCGAGCTGTGGCCCGCGCCGGCGCCTCGCGTGGGGGTTCGACCAGTGCCCCGAGCCAGGGCTCGGGCACCGCACCGGGCTCGGGCCCGGGAAGGGAACGGTCGACGACGGGCCGGGGAACGCTCCCCGGGGCCCGTCGGGAAAGGGGTGGTCGACCATGA
- a CDS encoding CsbD family protein, with the protein MGATDKAKNMAEDMGGKAKEAVGDLTDNERLEAEGQRDQAEADLKQRGEQLKDAGEDVKDAFRG; encoded by the coding sequence ATGGGTGCGACTGACAAGGCCAAGAACATGGCCGAGGACATGGGCGGCAAGGCCAAGGAGGCCGTCGGTGACCTCACCGACAACGAGCGTCTCGAGGCTGAGGGCCAGCGCGACCAGGCCGAAGCAGACCTGAAGCAGCGCGGCGAGCAGCTGAAGGACGCCGGCGAGGACGTGAAGGACGCCTTCCGCGGCTGA
- a CDS encoding cation diffusion facilitator family transporter: MPLETRNLSRFAWLSIAAAIVTITLKTVAWQITGSVGLLSDAAESVVNLVAAVAVLIALRVAAMPADKNHHFGHTKAEYFSAALEGLMIFVAAMIILATSVERFLNPRPIENVGIGLAVSAVASVVNGVVAFILVRAGRRYRSLTLTADGKHLYTDVWTSAGVIVGVVIVAFTGIERLDPVVAFLVGLNIIWTGWKLLRESTEGLMDVALSKEDNTSIADILAGFVTKEVHFHALRTRVSGHHRFAEVHVLVPGGWSVQQGHDLVEEVEAALHAQFADLAITCHLEPSEDPRAYGDYTTEFPVPTHEDLLRRGHPAGPSGP; this comes from the coding sequence GTGCCCCTCGAGACCCGGAACCTGAGCCGCTTTGCCTGGTTGTCCATCGCGGCAGCCATCGTGACGATCACGCTCAAGACGGTCGCGTGGCAGATCACCGGGTCGGTGGGTCTCCTGTCCGACGCGGCCGAGTCTGTCGTCAACCTCGTCGCCGCCGTCGCCGTCCTCATCGCCCTGCGGGTGGCGGCGATGCCGGCGGACAAGAACCACCACTTCGGGCACACCAAGGCCGAGTACTTCTCGGCTGCCCTCGAGGGCCTGATGATCTTCGTGGCCGCCATGATCATCCTCGCCACCTCGGTCGAGCGCTTCCTCAACCCGCGCCCGATCGAGAACGTCGGCATCGGCCTCGCCGTCTCCGCCGTCGCCTCGGTGGTCAACGGGGTCGTGGCCTTCATCCTCGTCCGGGCCGGCCGCCGCTACCGGTCACTGACGCTGACCGCGGACGGCAAGCACCTCTACACCGACGTCTGGACATCGGCCGGAGTCATTGTCGGGGTCGTCATCGTCGCGTTCACCGGCATCGAGCGGCTCGACCCCGTCGTCGCCTTCCTCGTCGGGCTCAACATCATCTGGACCGGCTGGAAGCTGCTCCGTGAGTCCACCGAGGGCCTGATGGACGTCGCCCTGAGCAAGGAGGACAACACGTCGATCGCCGACATCCTCGCCGGGTTCGTCACCAAGGAGGTCCACTTCCACGCCCTGCGGACCCGGGTGTCCGGGCACCACCGGTTCGCGGAGGTCCACGTCCTCGTCCCGGGCGGCTGGTCGGTGCAACAGGGTCACGACCTCGTGGAGGAGGTCGAGGCGGCGCTGCACGCGCAGTTCGCGGACCTGGCGATCACCTGCCACCTCGAGCCGTCGGAGGATCCTCG